One genomic window of Methanosalsum zhilinae DSM 4017 includes the following:
- a CDS encoding 50S ribosomal protein L30, protein MYAVVRVRGQVNVRGSIEDTLKMLRLHRINHCVVLEDNAHNRGMIQKVKDYVAYGVIDAKTLTQMLKNRGRLEGGSRLTDEYISTNTDFESIEDFAQAVYENRATLKDVPKLKPVFRLHPPRKGHAGIKRSAQMGGVLGNHGEEINGLLNKMR, encoded by the coding sequence ATGTATGCTGTAGTTAGAGTTCGTGGTCAGGTAAATGTAAGGGGATCAATTGAGGATACCCTGAAAATGCTTAGATTACACAGGATTAATCATTGTGTTGTTCTGGAAGATAATGCTCACAACAGAGGTATGATCCAGAAAGTAAAGGATTATGTTGCATACGGGGTAATAGATGCAAAAACACTTACCCAGATGCTCAAAAACCGAGGAAGACTGGAAGGAGGTTCTCGACTCACCGACGAATACATTTCCACTAACACAGATTTTGAGTCAATTGAGGACTTTGCTCAGGCAGTCTATGAGAACAGAGCTACATTAAAAGATGTTCCAAAGCTTAAACCCGTTTTCAGGCTTCATCCCCCTCGTAAGGGGCATGCAGGCATTAAGAGAAGTGCGCAGATGGGTGGAGTTCTGGGGAACCACGGTGAAGAAATAAATGGGCTGTTAAATAAAATGAGGTAA
- the secY gene encoding preprotein translocase subunit SecY yields the protein MSFRESLGPIFSKLPAVTGPEGHVHFKSKLWWTLAILLLYFALRNVPLFGLSPESIDLFEAYRAFFAGAHGSLLLLGIGPIVTASIVLQLLVGADVIKLDLSDPADQAFFQGAQKFLVFVMIVLETLPQIWGGFLLPDPGLAQALGVSLGVITWMIFIQVCIGGVLILFMDEIVSKWGIGSGVGLFIVAEVSQQIITGLINWRPDQVGLPIGVIPKWIHILQNTHLLEFSLDGIMFIMITGGILALITTVGIFLLVVYAESSRIEIPLAHSAARGARGRFPVKLIYASVLPMIFVRALQANIQIIGMLLDSRGITFLGEFVGSTPVSGLMYYLSPIHSPYDWVPSLVAESFAGMGVAAPATWQIGLHVLIDATILIVGGAIFAIFWVETTGMGAKQTSQKIFNSGMQIPGFRRNIGSIEKVMGRYIPKVTVIGGAFVGLLTLIASLLGTIGEAGGMGLLLAVSILYRLYEDIASEQMMEMHPMLRSFFGGEK from the coding sequence ATGAGTTTTAGGGAGAGTTTGGGACCAATTTTTAGCAAATTACCGGCTGTAACAGGACCTGAAGGTCATGTCCATTTCAAAAGCAAACTGTGGTGGACACTTGCAATTCTGCTGTTGTATTTTGCACTTAGGAATGTTCCTTTGTTTGGATTATCCCCGGAGTCCATAGATCTTTTTGAGGCATATCGTGCATTCTTTGCAGGTGCACACGGATCACTACTTCTTCTTGGTATTGGGCCAATCGTCACAGCATCAATTGTGCTGCAGTTGCTGGTCGGTGCCGATGTAATTAAACTGGATCTTTCAGATCCTGCTGATCAGGCATTCTTCCAGGGTGCACAGAAATTTCTGGTTTTTGTAATGATTGTTCTGGAAACGCTTCCGCAGATATGGGGTGGCTTTTTGCTTCCGGATCCAGGGTTAGCTCAGGCACTGGGTGTAAGTCTTGGAGTCATCACATGGATGATATTCATTCAGGTTTGTATCGGTGGTGTGCTGATACTATTTATGGATGAGATAGTTTCAAAATGGGGAATTGGCTCTGGTGTAGGACTATTTATTGTTGCTGAGGTTTCCCAGCAGATTATTACCGGTCTGATCAACTGGAGACCTGATCAGGTTGGCCTCCCAATAGGTGTTATTCCAAAATGGATACATATTCTTCAAAATACTCATCTACTGGAATTTTCACTGGATGGGATAATGTTTATAATGATCACCGGTGGAATACTAGCACTTATTACCACAGTTGGTATTTTCCTTCTGGTTGTTTATGCAGAAAGTAGCCGTATTGAGATCCCGCTGGCCCACAGTGCGGCAAGGGGTGCTCGTGGAAGGTTCCCTGTAAAGCTTATATATGCTTCAGTTCTTCCAATGATCTTTGTCAGGGCTCTACAGGCAAACATTCAAATAATTGGTATGCTACTGGACAGCCGAGGCATTACTTTCCTTGGTGAATTCGTTGGATCGACACCTGTAAGTGGTCTGATGTATTATCTATCTCCTATTCACAGTCCTTATGACTGGGTGCCATCTCTTGTGGCAGAATCCTTTGCTGGAATGGGTGTTGCGGCTCCTGCAACCTGGCAGATTGGTCTGCATGTTTTAATTGATGCAACCATTCTAATCGTTGGTGGTGCCATATTTGCAATTTTCTGGGTTGAAACTACCGGTATGGGTGCAAAACAAACATCTCAGAAGATATTCAATTCCGGAATGCAGATTCCTGGATTCAGGAGAAATATAGGAAGTATTGAGAAGGTAATGGGCAGATATATTCCAAAAGTTACTGTGATTGGTGGTGCATTCGTTGGACTTTTAACTCTGATTGCAAGCCTTCTTGGTACAATTGGTGAGGCTGGAGGTATGGGTCTTCTGCTTGCTGTAAGTATTCTATATCGGCTGTATGAAGATATTGCCTCAGAACAGATGATGGAAATGCATCCAATGCTTAGATCATTCTTTGGTGGAGAAAAATAA
- a CDS encoding uL15m family ribosomal protein — MSKFKTKKFRGSRTCGGGTSKNRRGAGNRGGRGKAGGCKHHNVRAMQRGYTFGKEGFKRPQKMVNYVSIVNVGEIDELSDQLIEDGLAQLKDGAYHINLADIGIEKVLGNGKVTKNLIVTAEKFSSTARDKIESSGGKCIELKE; from the coding sequence ATGAGTAAATTTAAAACTAAAAAATTCAGAGGCTCCAGAACCTGTGGTGGTGGTACCAGCAAGAACCGGCGTGGAGCTGGAAACAGAGGTGGCCGGGGTAAGGCAGGTGGATGCAAGCACCATAATGTAAGAGCTATGCAACGTGGATACACCTTCGGAAAGGAAGGATTCAAGCGCCCGCAGAAGATGGTCAATTATGTATCTATAGTAAATGTAGGAGAGATCGATGAACTTTCTGACCAGTTGATCGAAGATGGCTTGGCCCAGTTGAAAGATGGTGCCTATCACATCAATCTTGCAGACATAGGTATTGAGAAGGTGCTTGGTAACGGAAAGGTTACTAAAAACCTGATTGTAACTGCAGAAAAGTTCTCCAGCACCGCACGTGATAAAATAGAAAGCAGTGGTGGAAAATGTATTGAACTGAAGGAGTAA
- a CDS encoding adenylate kinase — protein MNLILFGPPGAGKGTQAKKLSIKYDIPHISTGDILRENVKSETELGLEAKKYMDKGELVPDDVLINLIKNRLSEDDTSSGFLLDGYPRTVPQADALDDILDELDKPVDAVINLDVPDEELVRRLSGRRLCNDCGASYHVEFNPPEKENICDLCGGQLYQRDDDKKDVILQRLSVYKKQTYPLIEYYEDKDVLMTIDGTGNVDEVLNRINTLLSK, from the coding sequence ATGAATCTGATACTATTTGGACCGCCTGGTGCCGGTAAAGGCACCCAGGCTAAAAAACTTTCTATAAAGTATGACATTCCTCATATATCCACAGGTGATATATTGAGAGAAAATGTAAAATCTGAGACCGAGTTGGGACTTGAAGCTAAAAAATATATGGATAAAGGAGAACTTGTACCGGATGATGTTCTTATCAACCTGATAAAGAACAGGTTATCTGAAGATGATACATCTTCAGGTTTCCTGCTTGATGGGTATCCAAGAACAGTTCCTCAGGCAGATGCACTCGACGACATCCTGGACGAACTTGATAAACCAGTAGATGCAGTAATTAATCTTGATGTCCCGGATGAGGAACTGGTAAGACGTCTTTCTGGAAGACGTTTGTGCAATGACTGTGGTGCAAGTTATCATGTTGAATTCAATCCTCCTGAGAAGGAAAATATCTGTGATCTGTGTGGTGGACAACTTTATCAGCGGGATGATGATAAAAAGGATGTAATATTGCAGAGATTGTCTGTCTACAAGAAACAGACTTATCCGCTTATTGAATATTATGAAGACAAAGATGTACTTATGACAATAGATGGTACAGGAAATGTAGACGAAGTACTTAATAGAATCAATACTTTATTAAGTAAGTAA
- a CDS encoding DUF106 domain-containing protein: MKNSDFKNVLDKLLIAFGVSLLFGILLFGEDFRQSIGNAFEVLMDPVMFVVGGEEHFHIALLILAAVTALYASLIQKYTIDWRKMRLTQEKMKAFQKEFREAQLSQNTHMLKKMEKQRSEMMSEQLEMSKQQIRPMIYISVISLPLFLWAYFYISTHGDITMIFPFIGERNLVDGILGPIQYWIFWYFITSLGVSQLIRKSLDIGGL; the protein is encoded by the coding sequence TTGAAAAATTCCGATTTTAAAAATGTACTGGATAAATTGTTAATTGCTTTTGGAGTGTCACTTCTATTTGGTATTTTGCTGTTTGGTGAAGATTTCAGGCAATCAATTGGTAACGCATTTGAAGTTCTGATGGATCCTGTGATGTTTGTTGTAGGAGGGGAGGAACATTTTCATATTGCACTTCTTATACTTGCTGCAGTGACTGCTCTTTATGCTTCCCTTATTCAGAAATACACTATTGACTGGCGTAAGATGCGGCTAACTCAGGAAAAGATGAAAGCATTCCAGAAAGAGTTCAGGGAAGCACAGCTATCCCAGAATACTCATATGCTGAAAAAGATGGAAAAACAGCGTTCTGAGATGATGTCTGAACAACTGGAGATGTCCAAGCAGCAGATAAGACCAATGATCTATATCAGTGTAATTTCACTGCCTCTGTTCCTCTGGGCTTATTTTTATATAAGTACGCATGGGGATATCACAATGATATTTCCGTTTATAGGTGAGCGGAATCTTGTAGATGGTATACTTGGGCCTATACAGTACTGGATATTCTGGTATTTCATCACATCTCTGGGTGTAAGTCAGCTTATTAGAAAATCACTAGATATCGGTGGCCTGTAA
- a CDS encoding 30S ribosomal protein S5, which produces MAYEYTEEWVPKTMLGRLVQEGQITSIDEAIDSGLPIRESKIIDTLLPDLEDEVLDINMVQRMTDSGRRVKFRATVIVGNGDGFVGLGQAKDAQVGPAIRKAIDNAKLNIIRIKRGCGSWECGCGLNHTVPSEVRGKAGSVIVELKPAPRGLGLAAGSTAKKVLEKAGIKDVWTRTEGTTRTTLNFAKATYVALKKTNTVRSPLNNTELEAY; this is translated from the coding sequence ATGGCTTATGAATATACAGAGGAATGGGTTCCCAAGACAATGCTTGGAAGACTTGTTCAGGAAGGACAGATAACTTCTATTGATGAAGCTATTGATTCTGGGCTCCCAATCCGGGAATCAAAAATAATTGATACTCTATTGCCGGACCTTGAGGACGAGGTTCTTGATATCAATATGGTTCAGAGGATGACTGACTCTGGCCGTAGAGTAAAGTTCAGGGCTACTGTTATAGTTGGAAATGGTGACGGGTTTGTCGGACTTGGGCAGGCCAAGGATGCGCAGGTTGGACCTGCAATAAGAAAAGCCATTGATAACGCAAAGCTCAACATAATCCGGATCAAACGTGGCTGTGGATCATGGGAATGCGGATGTGGCCTTAATCATACAGTTCCATCTGAAGTTCGTGGAAAAGCTGGAAGTGTAATAGTTGAGCTCAAGCCTGCTCCAAGAGGACTGGGACTTGCAGCCGGAAGCACTGCTAAGAAGGTTCTTGAAAAGGCAGGGATAAAAGATGTCTGGACCCGGACCGAAGGAACTACCCGTACCACTCTCAACTTTGCTAAGGCAACATATGTAGCATTAAAGAAAACTAATACAGTAAGATCCCCTCTGAATAATACTGAATTGGAGGCCTATTGA